A single window of Priestia filamentosa DNA harbors:
- a CDS encoding acetyl-CoA C-acetyltransferase translates to MVQQEVVIVSAVRTAIGAFGGSLQNVSAPTLGSIVIKEALQKAGVKAEDVDEVIMGNVLQAGLGQNPARQAALKAGLPQEVAALTINKVCGSGLKAVHLATQAIFAGDAEIVVAGGMENMSQAPYLLKNARNGFKMGDQKVVDSMIADGLWCAFNDYHMGVTAENLCEKYEISRQEQDEFAASSQQKAEKAITSGRFKDEIVPVEIPQRKGDPIVFAEDEFPRKGTTAEGLGKLRPAFKKDGSVTAGNASGINDGAAALVVMSREKADELGLQPLVRIKANASAGVDPSIMGIGPVASVQKVLKKAELDLDQFDLIEANEAFAAQSIAVDRELSFNKEKLNVNGGAISLGHPIGASGARILVSLIHEMTKREANLGLATLCIGGGQGVATVVERV, encoded by the coding sequence ATGGTCCAACAAGAAGTGGTTATTGTAAGCGCAGTAAGAACAGCAATTGGTGCTTTCGGGGGGAGCTTACAAAATGTATCCGCTCCAACTTTGGGGAGTATTGTGATTAAAGAAGCGTTACAAAAAGCAGGGGTCAAAGCAGAAGATGTAGACGAAGTTATCATGGGGAACGTGCTACAGGCTGGCTTAGGGCAAAACCCAGCACGTCAAGCTGCGCTAAAGGCAGGACTTCCACAAGAAGTGGCAGCACTTACCATTAACAAAGTTTGTGGCTCAGGTTTGAAAGCAGTTCACTTAGCAACGCAGGCTATTTTTGCAGGGGATGCAGAAATCGTTGTTGCAGGTGGAATGGAAAATATGAGTCAAGCTCCATATTTATTAAAAAATGCACGTAATGGATTCAAAATGGGAGATCAAAAAGTTGTTGATAGCATGATCGCAGACGGTTTATGGTGCGCTTTCAACGATTATCATATGGGTGTTACAGCTGAGAATTTGTGCGAAAAGTATGAAATCTCTAGACAAGAGCAAGATGAATTTGCAGCAAGCAGCCAGCAAAAAGCTGAAAAAGCTATTACTTCAGGTCGTTTCAAAGACGAAATTGTGCCTGTTGAAATTCCACAGCGCAAAGGAGATCCTATCGTATTTGCAGAAGACGAGTTTCCTCGTAAAGGAACAACTGCGGAAGGTCTTGGCAAATTAAGACCAGCTTTCAAAAAAGATGGATCAGTTACAGCGGGTAATGCGTCAGGAATTAATGATGGAGCTGCAGCTCTTGTTGTAATGAGTCGCGAGAAAGCAGATGAGCTTGGTCTTCAGCCACTTGTTCGCATTAAAGCGAATGCAAGTGCAGGCGTAGATCCAAGTATTATGGGTATTGGCCCTGTTGCATCTGTCCAAAAGGTTCTAAAGAAAGCAGAACTTGATCTTGATCAATTTGATTTAATTGAAGCAAATGAAGCATTTGCGGCACAGTCAATTGCTGTTGATCGTGAGCTTTCTTTTAATAAAGAAAAGCTAAACGTAAATGGAGGGGCTATTTCACTTGGCCATCCAATTGGAGCAAGCGGTGCACGTATTCTAGTGTCCCTTATTCATGAAATGACAAAGCGTGAAGCAAACCTAGGTTTAGCAACGTTATGTATTGGCGGAGGTCAAGGCGTAGCAACGGTTGTTGAACGCGTATAA
- a CDS encoding aspartate aminotransferase family protein, which yields MEKTESILGKDEKHLWHGMKPYNPENTIIAKEAKGVWVTDESGCRMLDAMAGLWCVNVGYGREELAEAAYEQLKKLAYFPLTQSHEPSVKLAEKISDMLGGEYVVFFSNSGSEANETAFKIARQYHQQKGEGNRYKFVSRYRAYHGNTGAALAATGQAQRKFKYEPLSGGFIHVPPPDLYRGEDKEDTKANELQSVQAIDNTMTWELSETIAGVIMEPIITGGGILMPPKEYLQGVKNICERHGALLIVDEVICGFGRTGEPFGFMNYGVKPDIITMAKGITSGYLPLSATAVRRDIYEAFAGSEEYDYFRHVNTFGGSPAACALALKNIEIMENEHLFSRSKIKGKELLHLLQNKVKDHRYVGDVRGKGLLIGIELVEDKGTKKPLDVEKVNKVISFCKDKGIIIGKNGATVAGFNNVLTLSPPLCISDDEIIILAETVTEAIHSL from the coding sequence ATGGAGAAAACAGAAAGTATCTTAGGAAAAGATGAAAAACATCTTTGGCACGGAATGAAGCCTTATAATCCTGAAAATACAATTATTGCAAAAGAAGCAAAAGGAGTTTGGGTGACAGATGAAAGTGGCTGTCGTATGCTTGATGCAATGGCAGGTCTTTGGTGTGTGAATGTTGGATATGGACGAGAAGAACTTGCAGAAGCAGCATATGAACAGCTTAAAAAGCTTGCCTATTTTCCACTTACACAAAGTCATGAACCAAGTGTAAAGCTCGCTGAAAAAATTAGCGATATGCTTGGTGGCGAGTATGTTGTCTTTTTCTCAAACAGCGGTTCTGAAGCAAATGAAACGGCTTTTAAAATTGCTAGACAATATCACCAACAAAAAGGAGAGGGAAATCGATATAAATTTGTATCAAGATATCGAGCATATCATGGCAATACAGGAGCTGCTTTAGCTGCAACAGGTCAAGCGCAGCGCAAATTTAAATATGAACCTCTTTCTGGAGGATTCATCCATGTCCCGCCTCCAGACCTTTATCGTGGTGAAGATAAAGAAGATACAAAAGCGAACGAATTGCAAAGTGTACAGGCTATTGATAATACGATGACATGGGAGCTAAGTGAAACAATTGCAGGCGTAATTATGGAACCCATTATTACAGGTGGAGGAATTTTGATGCCTCCAAAAGAGTACTTGCAAGGAGTTAAAAATATATGTGAGCGTCACGGTGCTCTTCTTATCGTAGATGAAGTAATTTGTGGATTTGGCAGAACAGGTGAACCATTTGGTTTTATGAATTATGGAGTGAAGCCTGATATTATTACAATGGCAAAAGGAATTACAAGTGGCTACCTTCCTTTATCTGCAACGGCTGTTCGTCGCGATATTTATGAAGCGTTTGCAGGAAGCGAGGAGTACGATTACTTTAGGCATGTCAATACATTTGGAGGAAGTCCTGCAGCTTGTGCTCTTGCATTGAAAAACATCGAAATCATGGAAAATGAACATTTATTTTCTCGTTCCAAAATAAAAGGAAAAGAGCTTTTACATCTTTTACAGAATAAAGTCAAGGATCATCGCTATGTTGGAGATGTGCGAGGAAAAGGGCTTTTAATCGGAATCGAGCTTGTAGAAGATAAAGGAACTAAAAAACCGCTAGACGTTGAAAAAGTGAATAAAGTGATCTCTTTCTGTAAAGATAAAGGAATTATCATTGGAAAGAATGGAGCAACAGTAGCCGGATTTAATAATGTATTAACACTATCTCCTCCACTTTGTATTTCAGACGATGAAATAATCATTCTTGCTGAAACCGTTACAGAAGCAATTCATTCTCTTTAA
- a CDS encoding iron-sulfur cluster biosynthesis family protein, which produces MNITFSERAAKEIEKLYPNAGEKNLKLKYDTEDTGCVMCGVTVLWFVKELSESDEKIETNAWPVYVEPSKNVFLDDELKIDYVESAHCFSLKSPGQILNARMSLIDKTIN; this is translated from the coding sequence ATGAATATTACATTTTCGGAACGTGCAGCAAAGGAAATCGAAAAGCTTTATCCAAACGCTGGAGAGAAAAATCTAAAATTAAAATACGATACAGAAGATACAGGATGCGTAATGTGCGGTGTTACGGTGCTTTGGTTTGTTAAAGAGCTGTCTGAGTCAGATGAAAAAATTGAAACAAACGCATGGCCAGTATATGTTGAACCATCTAAAAACGTTTTTTTAGATGATGAATTAAAAATTGATTATGTCGAATCTGCTCATTGTTTTTCATTGAAAAGTCCTGGTCAAATTTTAAATGCACGTATGAGCTTAATTGATAAAACAATAAACTAA
- the proC gene encoding pyrroline-5-carboxylate reductase, protein MSKIVFIGAGSMAEAMISGLIEKKMYSGKEIIVTNRSNDERLQEISRLYGVTTSRDYTKILKKASVVVLAFKPKDVVESLSLLKEDLSSDHLVISVIAGVSTDSITNLLGFEGPVIRAMPNTSASIGQSATAITSGNWTNDKHERLACALFEAIGKVITVDEEAMHLVTGLSGSGPAYFYYMIEAMQDAAVQEGMTEETARELIFQTFVGAAGMVKASNKTPHQLRKDITSPNGTTEAGIKMLQQEQFKESISSCIKIAKNRSEEMGKDIEERLAASISSRH, encoded by the coding sequence ATGAGCAAAATTGTTTTTATTGGAGCTGGCTCTATGGCAGAAGCAATGATTTCAGGGTTGATTGAAAAAAAGATGTATAGTGGAAAAGAGATCATTGTGACAAATCGCTCAAATGATGAACGACTTCAAGAAATTTCTCGGCTTTACGGAGTTACAACAAGTCGGGATTATACGAAAATATTAAAAAAGGCAAGTGTTGTTGTTTTAGCTTTTAAACCAAAAGATGTTGTGGAAAGTCTTTCACTATTAAAAGAAGATCTTTCTTCTGACCATCTTGTTATTTCTGTCATTGCAGGTGTTAGTACAGATTCAATTACAAATTTACTTGGATTTGAAGGACCTGTTATAAGAGCAATGCCGAACACCTCTGCTTCAATTGGACAATCAGCTACAGCTATTACAAGTGGAAATTGGACAAATGACAAGCATGAAAGATTAGCATGTGCTCTTTTTGAAGCGATTGGAAAAGTCATTACAGTAGATGAAGAAGCCATGCATCTTGTTACTGGCCTCTCTGGAAGCGGTCCTGCTTATTTTTATTATATGATTGAAGCAATGCAGGATGCTGCCGTTCAAGAAGGAATGACGGAAGAAACAGCAAGAGAACTTATTTTCCAAACTTTTGTTGGTGCTGCTGGCATGGTGAAAGCTTCAAATAAAACTCCTCATCAGCTACGAAAAGACATTACGAGTCCAAATGGAACAACAGAAGCAGGCATTAAAATGCTTCAACAAGAGCAGTTTAAAGAAAGCATCTCTTCTTGTATTAAAATAGCTAAAAACCGTTCAGAAGAAATGGGAAAAGACATTGAAGAACGCCTTGCAGCGTCCATTTCTTCTAGGCATTAA
- a CDS encoding NCS1 family transporter, whose product MKRKENYLKSKDLLPVAHSTRKIGTLGFVFMWISMAVVLAAFAIGGSGVQGLPLGLVVLATVIGSLLIGLFITIIGDIGIEHGLSFPVYMRAPFGTIGTHIPSVIRGVAASCWFGINTYFGATAMNSILNVLIEFDNWFLCFLLFALLQLLNTALGIKAVERFTDLAAPVIILISAWMYTTLSESAAEEGRDVWTWIENPTTGVAAFTAFMIVIMGNMGFWATLATDIPSISRYIKAPKYERSWLKRNKSSLIGSMVALPLTQTFMVIIGAVSYIAVQNYDPVVALQQSASGFVLGVLLLMIVVAQWSTNIAANLVPAATIFSNVGGPKMPFWMGVFLAGIIGCFSQPWSLFEMLNTVLLIVGGILSAIVGILFSDYYLLRKRRVNVKELYELQGQYKYYYGFNGAGFISWAIGGGVATFFSTYSFLVGFFVGALLYYVLGKFWWFVKYPQKEIEDPSDEKYLGITVGRDWDIPLEEEEGISLPLSTSKVET is encoded by the coding sequence ATGAAAAGAAAAGAAAATTATTTGAAATCAAAGGACTTACTGCCTGTTGCGCATAGCACACGGAAGATTGGTACACTAGGCTTCGTATTTATGTGGATCAGCATGGCTGTTGTACTTGCTGCTTTTGCCATTGGCGGCTCAGGAGTGCAGGGTTTACCACTTGGGCTTGTTGTACTTGCGACTGTGATTGGCTCTCTTTTAATTGGCTTGTTTATTACGATTATTGGAGATATCGGTATTGAACATGGTCTGTCTTTTCCGGTCTATATGAGAGCTCCTTTTGGTACAATAGGCACTCATATTCCTTCTGTTATAAGGGGTGTTGCTGCTTCGTGTTGGTTCGGCATCAACACTTACTTTGGGGCAACAGCTATGAACAGTATCTTAAATGTACTAATAGAGTTTGATAACTGGTTTCTTTGTTTTCTTCTTTTTGCACTTCTTCAACTCCTTAATACAGCACTTGGTATTAAAGCTGTAGAGCGATTTACCGATCTTGCAGCACCTGTTATTATTCTTATCTCTGCATGGATGTATACAACATTATCAGAAAGCGCTGCTGAAGAAGGGAGAGACGTTTGGACGTGGATTGAAAATCCTACAACAGGAGTTGCAGCCTTCACTGCTTTTATGATTGTGATTATGGGAAATATGGGGTTTTGGGCTACGCTTGCGACAGATATTCCTTCTATTTCTCGTTATATTAAAGCACCAAAGTACGAACGAAGCTGGCTCAAACGCAATAAGTCTTCTTTAATTGGAAGTATGGTTGCCCTCCCATTAACACAGACGTTCATGGTCATCATAGGAGCTGTTTCTTATATCGCTGTCCAAAACTATGATCCTGTTGTTGCCTTACAACAATCAGCTAGCGGTTTTGTATTAGGTGTGCTTCTTTTGATGATTGTAGTTGCGCAATGGTCAACAAATATTGCGGCAAATTTAGTTCCCGCTGCAACTATATTTTCTAATGTTGGCGGTCCTAAAATGCCGTTTTGGATGGGTGTTTTTTTAGCAGGTATTATCGGGTGTTTTTCACAACCTTGGAGCTTGTTTGAAATGTTGAATACTGTTCTTCTCATTGTAGGGGGGATTCTTTCAGCAATTGTAGGGATCTTATTTTCAGATTACTACTTACTTCGCAAACGACGTGTAAATGTAAAAGAACTGTATGAACTGCAAGGGCAATATAAATATTATTATGGATTTAATGGAGCTGGCTTTATCTCTTGGGCAATTGGAGGAGGAGTAGCAACTTTCTTTTCTACGTATTCTTTTCTTGTTGGTTTTTTTGTTGGTGCCCTTTTGTATTATGTGTTAGGGAAGTTTTGGTGGTTTGTGAAATATCCTCAAAAAGAAATTGAAGATCCTAGCGATGAAAAATATTTAGGAATTACAGTAGGAAGAGATTGGGACATTCCTTTAGAGGAAGAGGAGGGAATATCGCTACCGCTTTCAACTTCCAAAGTAGAGACGTAA
- a CDS encoding MBL fold metallo-hydrolase, whose product MENIYQITVPTPYQIGDVHLYVIVNDSITLIDAGVKTEKAWIAFKNQLASLHLTVEDIDQVILTHHHPDHVGLLHYLPSVPVYGHPHIEPWLTYKKSTAKTYNSYFEKLFLQLSVPHSYKSQIPRFEGQFKYGAEAKLAGTLLEGASPPLLKGWKVLHMPGHAGNHIALYHEEKEELIAGDVLLDKIVSNPLIEPPFFVGEHEKPQLEYNNSLQRLLSLKVQKIYPGHGKVIENVSELTRERIIKQRKKAESLLPFLEEGKTGFEICQHLFPHAYEKQLALTLSMTLAQLHYLEEVGYIQKVEKQGKWFFKKSEVKV is encoded by the coding sequence ATGGAAAATATTTATCAAATTACAGTTCCTACTCCATACCAAATTGGTGATGTTCATTTATATGTGATTGTAAACGACAGTATAACTCTTATTGATGCGGGAGTGAAGACAGAAAAAGCGTGGATTGCTTTCAAAAACCAGCTTGCATCTCTTCATTTGACAGTTGAAGATATTGACCAAGTCATTTTAACTCATCATCATCCAGATCATGTTGGCTTGCTTCACTATCTCCCTTCAGTTCCTGTTTATGGTCATCCTCATATTGAGCCATGGCTTACATATAAGAAAAGTACTGCAAAAACGTACAATTCTTACTTTGAAAAACTCTTTTTACAGCTTTCTGTTCCACACTCTTATAAGTCTCAAATCCCTCGGTTTGAAGGGCAGTTTAAATATGGAGCAGAAGCGAAACTAGCTGGTACATTATTAGAAGGAGCCTCTCCTCCCTTGTTGAAAGGATGGAAAGTTCTTCATATGCCAGGGCATGCAGGAAATCATATTGCTCTATATCATGAAGAAAAAGAAGAGCTCATTGCAGGTGATGTTTTACTAGATAAAATCGTTTCAAACCCACTCATTGAACCTCCATTTTTTGTAGGAGAACATGAGAAACCTCAGCTTGAGTACAATAATTCTTTACAAAGATTATTGTCTTTAAAGGTACAAAAAATTTATCCAGGACATGGAAAAGTGATTGAAAATGTGAGCGAACTCACAAGAGAAAGAATCATAAAGCAAAGAAAAAAAGCAGAATCTCTGCTTCCGTTTCTTGAAGAAGGAAAAACAGGGTTTGAGATTTGTCAGCATCTATTTCCACATGCATATGAGAAACAGCTTGCTCTTACGCTATCGATGACGCTTGCACAGCTTCATTATTTAGAAGAAGTAGGGTATATCCAAAAGGTAGAAAAGCAAGGAAAATGGTTTTTTAAGAAAAGTGAGGTAAAGGTATGA
- a CDS encoding alpha/beta hydrolase, translated as MKKRWIGAALALASAAGASAFFTNKVMYIKKKTEEQILESEQRSTHFSREEYEEAEKEHFSVPSSFGYDIYGTIIAPHPENKFMIFCHGVTVNSLTSFKYMKLFLNEGWNVISYDHRRHGKSGGKTTSYGFYEKHDLKTVVEMVKAKFGEHIRLGVHGESMGAVTTLLYASMKESRADFYIADCPFSDFKQQLVHRLKEEFKLPPFPIIPLANFVLRWRDGYRLTDISPLNEIEKIKEPVLFIHSAEDTYILPQMTKELYRKKQGEKMLFIAPHGTHARSLVDNYEHYEETIRSFLTKFQLQ; from the coding sequence ATGAAAAAAAGATGGATTGGTGCAGCTCTCGCACTTGCTTCCGCGGCAGGCGCTAGCGCATTTTTTACAAATAAAGTGATGTACATAAAAAAGAAAACGGAAGAACAGATTCTTGAAAGTGAACAACGCTCAACTCATTTTTCTCGCGAAGAATATGAAGAGGCAGAGAAAGAACATTTTTCAGTTCCTTCTTCATTCGGATATGACATATACGGAACAATTATTGCTCCACATCCTGAAAACAAGTTTATGATTTTTTGTCATGGCGTAACGGTGAATTCATTAACTTCATTCAAGTATATGAAGCTTTTTCTAAATGAAGGCTGGAACGTTATTTCTTATGATCATCGAAGACATGGAAAATCGGGAGGAAAAACAACAAGTTACGGTTTCTATGAAAAACATGATTTAAAAACCGTAGTTGAGATGGTAAAAGCTAAATTTGGAGAACATATTAGACTTGGTGTACATGGGGAATCAATGGGAGCCGTTACAACACTTTTATATGCATCTATGAAAGAAAGTAGAGCTGATTTCTATATTGCTGACTGTCCGTTCTCAGACTTTAAACAGCAGCTTGTACATCGGCTAAAAGAAGAGTTTAAGCTTCCTCCATTTCCAATTATTCCACTTGCCAACTTTGTTCTAAGATGGCGAGATGGCTATCGCTTAACAGATATTTCACCGCTTAACGAGATTGAAAAAATAAAGGAACCTGTTCTATTTATTCATAGCGCAGAAGACACCTACATTCTGCCTCAAATGACGAAGGAGCTTTATCGAAAAAAACAAGGGGAAAAGATGCTATTTATTGCTCCACACGGAACTCATGCTCGTTCCCTTGTAGATAACTATGAACACTATGAGGAAACAATACGCTCTTTCTTAACTAAGTTTCAGCTTCAGTAA
- a CDS encoding PucR family transcriptional regulator, producing the protein MQATLTVSELLKRKNFEHCEVVAGKEGLERRIKWIHIVEVPKVEHLLKGEELILSTGVGWKENEEAFSSLLQQLITRNVAGLCIEIGSYTKSIPSSIINLANKHKFPLILFHQEVPFVEITQDVHTFMINAHYEILARLETYSRELQELLLATHDLSDLLSHFHQYLQETVVLRLKESTTHIFPPFQQNNSKQWSIIHKSIIDDTYTESKKISKKIQVLGKEYGELYVVVKNRRFTEENMLALDRTALAISQHFLRNLYIEEKKKRCENEWLREWIRGEVSLPNIFHKLGKIDGLHNYEGGGVFLCRKQEGVMWEGASFSYAKLLLTTLFEQCGFLLCITEYRQNILFVFVNKRQKQTWRDRFTQSLERFKKSEAYEKHAKLFSFISVGSFVDRLDEMEKSYKTAQITADICSEQVSSSETLFFHDDLHIYRILSLISDQRALHEVIFEYLNPILQYDKTYNGKLFDTLKTYLACSGSKKETAEHLFVVRQTLYHRLAKLEQLLGEDFMEPRKRMALEFMILAYEQIFIKKKEEKFPQCSEIEG; encoded by the coding sequence TTGCAAGCAACATTGACCGTTAGCGAGCTTTTAAAGCGTAAAAACTTTGAGCATTGTGAAGTCGTTGCAGGAAAGGAAGGATTAGAACGTCGAATAAAATGGATCCACATTGTAGAGGTGCCTAAAGTTGAGCATCTTCTAAAAGGAGAGGAGCTCATTTTATCGACGGGAGTAGGATGGAAGGAAAATGAAGAAGCTTTTTCTTCTCTATTGCAACAGTTAATCACCCGTAATGTTGCCGGTTTATGTATTGAAATTGGATCCTATACAAAAAGTATTCCCTCTTCTATTATTAATCTAGCAAACAAACACAAATTTCCTCTTATTTTATTTCATCAAGAAGTTCCGTTTGTTGAAATCACGCAAGATGTTCATACGTTTATGATTAACGCCCACTATGAAATTCTTGCTCGTTTAGAAACATATTCGAGAGAGCTTCAAGAACTTCTTTTAGCAACACATGATCTTTCAGACTTATTGTCTCATTTTCATCAATACCTTCAAGAAACGGTTGTTCTGCGCCTTAAGGAGAGCACAACTCACATTTTCCCACCTTTCCAACAAAACAACTCAAAGCAGTGGAGCATCATACATAAAAGTATAATTGATGACACTTATACAGAAAGCAAAAAAATAAGCAAAAAGATTCAAGTATTAGGAAAAGAATACGGCGAGCTGTATGTTGTGGTTAAAAACAGAAGGTTTACTGAAGAAAATATGCTTGCCCTTGATAGAACAGCACTTGCGATTTCCCAGCATTTCCTGCGCAATCTTTATATAGAAGAGAAAAAGAAACGGTGTGAAAATGAATGGCTGCGAGAATGGATTAGAGGAGAAGTGTCCCTTCCAAATATCTTTCACAAGCTCGGAAAAATAGACGGTCTGCATAACTATGAAGGCGGAGGTGTTTTTCTTTGCCGTAAGCAAGAAGGAGTAATGTGGGAAGGAGCGAGTTTTTCGTACGCAAAATTACTTCTTACCACTCTATTTGAACAATGTGGTTTTCTACTTTGTATAACAGAATATCGCCAGAACATCTTATTTGTGTTTGTTAACAAGCGCCAAAAACAAACGTGGAGAGATCGATTTACTCAATCATTGGAGCGTTTTAAAAAAAGCGAAGCATACGAAAAACATGCCAAGCTTTTTTCTTTTATTAGTGTAGGTTCTTTCGTTGACCGATTAGATGAGATGGAGAAAAGTTATAAAACAGCCCAGATTACGGCTGATATTTGCAGTGAGCAAGTTTCTTCATCTGAAACTCTTTTTTTTCACGATGACTTGCATATCTATCGCATTCTTTCTCTGATTTCCGATCAAAGAGCTCTTCATGAAGTGATTTTTGAATATTTGAATCCTATTTTACAGTACGACAAGACCTATAATGGCAAGCTTTTCGACACCCTAAAAACGTACTTAGCGTGCAGTGGTTCAAAAAAAGAAACTGCCGAGCATCTCTTTGTAGTGAGACAAACTCTCTATCATCGGTTAGCCAAACTTGAACAGCTTCTTGGCGAAGATTTTATGGAACCAAGAAAGCGAATGGCTCTAGAATTTATGATTTTAGCATATGAGCAAATCTTTATAAAAAAGAAAGAAGAAAAATTTCCCCAATGTTCAGAAATTGAAGGGTAA
- a CDS encoding SDR family NAD(P)-dependent oxidoreductase — protein sequence MKDALKSSSVIITGASGGIGEQMAYEVAKRGGTPILLARSKESLARISEKIDNDFGIKAPYLVLDVSDRSAIKETFASIIEHHGPIDVLINNAGYGKFEYAVEGSIENFEGMFEVNVLGLIACTKAVLPQMIERQHGHIVNIASQAAKIATPKSSGYAATKHAVLGFTNSLRMEVEDEGIFVTTVNPGPIKTNFFDVADESGQYQKNVERFMLDPKEVASKTVSALFTKKREINLPRWMNVGSTFYQVFPRLVEKLGGNAFKQK from the coding sequence ATGAAAGACGCGTTAAAAAGTAGCTCTGTTATTATTACAGGAGCTTCTGGTGGTATCGGAGAACAAATGGCATACGAGGTAGCAAAAAGAGGAGGAACACCCATCCTTCTTGCACGTAGTAAAGAGAGTCTAGCAAGGATAAGTGAAAAAATAGATAATGATTTTGGAATTAAAGCACCTTATCTTGTGCTTGATGTTAGTGATCGTTCGGCAATTAAAGAAACGTTTGCTAGCATTATTGAACATCATGGACCAATTGATGTCCTTATTAATAATGCGGGATATGGGAAGTTTGAATATGCTGTTGAAGGAAGTATAGAAAACTTTGAAGGCATGTTTGAAGTGAACGTACTCGGTCTTATTGCTTGCACAAAAGCAGTTCTTCCTCAGATGATTGAACGTCAGCATGGCCATATTGTTAATATTGCTTCGCAAGCTGCTAAAATTGCAACGCCAAAATCGAGCGGATATGCCGCAACAAAACATGCTGTCCTTGGTTTTACAAACAGCTTACGGATGGAAGTAGAAGATGAAGGAATCTTTGTAACGACTGTCAATCCTGGTCCAATCAAAACAAATTTCTTTGATGTTGCAGATGAATCAGGACAATACCAGAAAAACGTAGAACGATTTATGCTTGATCCGAAAGAAGTAGCAAGCAAAACTGTTTCAGCTCTTTTTACAAAAAAGCGGGAAATTAATTTGCCCCGATGGATGAATGTTGGAAGCACATTTTATCAAGTTTTCCCACGCCTTGTCGAGAAACTTGGTGGAAATGCTTTTAAACAAAAATAG
- the rnz gene encoding ribonuclease Z: MDLLFLGTGAGVPAKHRNVTSLALNLLGERGVTWLFDCGEATQHQVLHTSIRPRRIEKIFITHLHGDHIFGLPGFLGSRSFQGGETPLTIYGPKGIKEFVDISLRVSETHLRYPIHFGEVEDGIVFEDEQFVVEARLLEHGVSSYGYRIIEKDTKGTLLVEKLRELGIKPGPVYRDIKEKEEVVLEDGRVLKSADYIGPSKKGRIVTILGDTRPCTNALELAKGADVLVHEATFSEEDDRIAHEYYHSTSFGAAETAKKAEVKKLILTHISSRYHKEEALVLLEEAKKTFENTEMAFDFSQFMIDNEGR; encoded by the coding sequence GTGGATTTATTATTTCTTGGCACAGGAGCAGGAGTTCCTGCTAAACATCGTAATGTGACGTCGCTTGCATTAAATTTATTAGGTGAGCGAGGCGTAACATGGCTGTTTGACTGTGGAGAAGCAACGCAGCATCAAGTACTACATACCTCTATTCGACCGAGAAGAATTGAGAAGATTTTTATTACGCATCTTCATGGAGATCATATATTTGGTTTGCCAGGCTTTTTAGGAAGTCGTTCGTTTCAGGGAGGAGAAACACCTCTTACAATATACGGACCAAAAGGTATTAAAGAATTTGTAGATATCTCGTTGCGAGTTAGTGAAACACATTTACGCTATCCCATTCATTTTGGTGAAGTAGAGGATGGCATTGTTTTTGAAGATGAGCAATTTGTCGTTGAAGCACGCTTGTTAGAGCATGGTGTTTCTTCTTATGGATATCGTATAATAGAAAAAGATACAAAAGGAACGCTTCTAGTTGAAAAGCTAAGAGAGTTAGGAATTAAGCCAGGTCCTGTTTACCGTGACATTAAAGAGAAGGAAGAAGTTGTACTTGAAGACGGACGTGTCTTAAAAAGCGCAGATTATATTGGTCCTTCAAAAAAAGGACGAATTGTCACAATTTTAGGGGATACACGTCCGTGTACAAATGCTCTTGAACTTGCTAAAGGTGCTGATGTACTTGTTCATGAAGCAACATTTTCAGAGGAAGATGATAGAATTGCTCACGAGTACTATCATTCAACATCGTTTGGAGCAGCAGAGACAGCGAAAAAAGCGGAAGTGAAAAAGCTAATTTTAACTCATATAAGCTCTAGATATCATAAGGAAGAAGCTCTCGTCTTATTAGAAGAAGCGAAGAAGACTTTTGAGAATACGGAAATGGCATTTGATTTCTCACAGTTTATGATAGACAATGAAGGACGTTAA
- a CDS encoding YqzH family protein — translation MNRNFIIKLIHSTLAQYDYMETERNISPEDLNTLIDKCEREHLKDLTQPLYEVVHDAVYNYLTADGEPW, via the coding sequence ATGAATAGAAACTTTATAATAAAACTCATTCACTCAACACTTGCTCAATATGATTACATGGAAACGGAGCGCAATATCTCTCCTGAAGATCTTAATACGCTAATTGATAAGTGTGAAAGAGAGCATTTAAAAGACTTAACACAGCCTTTATATGAAGTTGTTCATGATGCTGTATATAACTATCTAACAGCAGATGGTGAACCTTGGTAG